The following coding sequences lie in one Haladaptatus sp. DJG-WS-42 genomic window:
- the carB gene encoding carbamoyl-phosphate synthase large subunit, translated as MTDGDDRTILLIGSGPIQIGQAAEFDYSGAQACRALREEGARVVLVNSNPATIMTDPEMADAVYIEPINTEALTEIIEKERPDGVIAGLGGQTGLNVTAELAEEGVLEKYDVEIMGTPLDTIYATEDRDLFRQRMESIGQPVPRSETIDDMDQLEDAVEAVGGLPVIMRTTYTLGGSGSGVVGEMDELKERTRKGLRLSRNGEVLITESIAGWIELEYEVMRDADDSCIIICNMENIDPMGIHTGESIVVTPSQVIPDEGHQEMRTAALDVIRELGIQGGCNIQFAWHDDGTPGGEYRVVEVNPRVSRSSALASKATGYPIARVTAKVALGKRLHEIENEITGETTAAFEPAIDYVVSKIPRWPKDKFTEVDFTLSTAMKSTGEAMAIGRTFEESFLKALRSTEYEPSADWDEVDDETLETEYLVKPTPDRPFALFEAFNRGYTVDQICELTGIREWYAERFERIADATVAAQNGNFAEAAQAGYTNAQVAAIAGVGVDEVETVAPERTYKQVDTCAGEFAASTPYYYSARDPVSEMRHNEVKVNEDVESVVVVGGGPIRIGQGVEFDYCAVHAVRALREMGIEAHVVNNNPETVSTDYDTSDGLFFEPITAEEIADIVERTNADGVMVQFGGQTSVNVGHPLEEELERRGLDCQVLGTSIDAMDLAENRDRFNALMDDLGIAQPEGGTARSEEEALALAGDLGYPVLVRPSYVLGGRAMEIVDDDEELKTYIEEAVRVSPDQPILVDQFLDGAVELDVDAVSDGEDVLIGGIMEHIETAGVHSGDSACMIPPRSLDDDLLARVREVTVDIARALETVGLLNVQLAVKDGEVYVLEANPRSSRTVPFVSKATGVPIAKLAAKVMGGAMLADLDVQEQIPEHVSVKEVVLPFDRLEGSDPRLGPEMKSTGEVMGSARSFAKAYEKAQAAAGLELPESGTIVVDLDVDGFGAFYDVVEFDDVPAAIRNGDVDLIVSRDVKALQMAVEEDIPYFSTAESANAALEALAARDEPLDVETVEKRPKQVRNWGEPQ; from the coding sequence ATGACCGACGGAGACGACCGGACGATTCTTTTGATCGGGAGTGGGCCAATTCAGATTGGGCAGGCCGCGGAGTTTGACTACTCCGGCGCGCAGGCGTGCCGTGCACTCAGAGAAGAGGGGGCCCGAGTTGTTCTGGTAAACTCCAACCCGGCAACCATCATGACCGACCCGGAGATGGCAGATGCTGTCTACATCGAGCCAATCAACACCGAGGCGCTCACGGAAATCATCGAAAAAGAGCGCCCAGACGGCGTTATCGCTGGCTTGGGTGGGCAGACCGGGCTGAACGTGACCGCAGAACTCGCAGAGGAAGGCGTCCTCGAAAAATACGACGTCGAGATTATGGGGACACCCCTCGACACCATCTACGCCACCGAAGACCGCGACCTGTTCCGCCAGCGCATGGAGTCGATTGGCCAGCCAGTGCCCCGGTCTGAGACCATCGACGACATGGACCAGCTCGAAGACGCCGTCGAAGCGGTTGGCGGGCTGCCCGTCATCATGCGGACGACCTACACCCTTGGCGGGAGCGGGTCGGGCGTCGTCGGTGAGATGGACGAACTCAAAGAGCGCACGCGCAAGGGGCTTCGCCTCTCGCGCAACGGCGAGGTGCTCATCACCGAGTCCATCGCGGGCTGGATCGAACTCGAATACGAGGTGATGCGCGACGCAGACGACTCGTGTATCATCATCTGCAACATGGAGAACATCGACCCGATGGGCATCCACACCGGCGAGTCCATCGTCGTCACCCCGAGTCAGGTCATCCCTGACGAGGGCCACCAAGAGATGCGCACCGCCGCGCTCGACGTCATCCGCGAACTCGGGATTCAAGGCGGCTGTAACATCCAGTTCGCGTGGCACGACGACGGTACGCCCGGCGGCGAGTACCGCGTCGTCGAAGTGAACCCGCGTGTCTCACGCTCCTCTGCGCTCGCCTCGAAGGCGACGGGCTACCCGATTGCCCGCGTGACCGCGAAAGTCGCCCTCGGCAAGCGCCTCCACGAAATCGAGAACGAGATCACCGGCGAGACGACAGCGGCGTTCGAGCCAGCCATCGACTATGTCGTCAGCAAGATTCCACGCTGGCCAAAGGACAAGTTCACCGAGGTAGACTTCACCCTCAGTACGGCGATGAAATCGACCGGCGAGGCCATGGCCATCGGGCGCACATTTGAGGAGAGTTTCCTCAAAGCACTGCGTTCGACGGAGTACGAGCCAAGCGCCGACTGGGACGAGGTTGACGACGAGACGCTTGAAACCGAGTACCTCGTCAAGCCAACACCAGACCGGCCGTTCGCGCTGTTCGAGGCGTTCAATCGCGGCTACACGGTCGACCAAATCTGTGAACTCACGGGCATCCGCGAGTGGTACGCAGAGCGCTTCGAGCGCATCGCAGACGCGACCGTCGCCGCCCAGAACGGCAACTTCGCGGAGGCCGCACAGGCGGGCTACACGAACGCCCAAGTCGCGGCCATCGCGGGCGTCGGCGTCGATGAAGTCGAAACCGTCGCCCCAGAGCGCACGTACAAGCAGGTGGACACCTGCGCTGGGGAGTTCGCCGCGAGTACGCCGTATTACTACTCGGCGCGCGACCCCGTAAGCGAGATGCGCCACAACGAGGTGAAGGTGAACGAGGACGTCGAAAGCGTCGTCGTGGTCGGCGGCGGCCCCATCCGCATCGGCCAGGGCGTGGAGTTCGACTACTGTGCGGTGCACGCCGTCCGCGCGCTGCGCGAAATGGGCATCGAAGCCCACGTCGTGAACAACAACCCCGAAACGGTGAGCACGGACTACGACACCTCTGATGGCCTGTTTTTCGAGCCAATCACCGCAGAGGAGATTGCAGATATCGTCGAACGCACCAACGCAGACGGCGTGATGGTGCAGTTCGGCGGCCAAACCTCCGTGAACGTCGGCCACCCGCTTGAGGAGGAACTCGAACGCCGCGGCCTCGACTGTCAGGTGCTCGGCACCTCCATCGACGCGATGGACTTAGCCGAGAACCGCGACCGCTTCAACGCGCTAATGGATGACCTCGGCATCGCCCAGCCAGAAGGTGGGACGGCGCGCTCTGAGGAGGAAGCCCTCGCCCTCGCGGGCGACCTCGGCTACCCCGTCCTCGTGCGCCCAAGCTACGTGCTCGGCGGTCGCGCCATGGAAATCGTCGACGACGACGAGGAGCTGAAAACCTACATCGAAGAGGCGGTTCGCGTGAGTCCAGACCAGCCGATTCTCGTCGACCAGTTCCTTGATGGTGCAGTCGAACTCGACGTGGACGCCGTCTCTGACGGCGAGGACGTGCTCATCGGTGGCATCATGGAGCACATCGAGACGGCCGGCGTCCACTCGGGTGACTCTGCGTGTATGATTCCGCCGCGCTCGCTCGACGACGACCTGCTGGCCCGCGTCCGCGAAGTGACGGTTGACATCGCCCGCGCGCTCGAAACCGTGGGCCTGCTCAACGTCCAGTTGGCTGTCAAGGACGGCGAAGTGTACGTCCTCGAAGCCAACCCACGCTCCTCGCGTACCGTCCCGTTCGTCTCGAAAGCAACGGGCGTCCCGATTGCGAAACTCGCGGCGAAGGTGATGGGCGGCGCGATGCTCGCAGACTTAGACGTCCAGGAGCAGATTCCAGAGCACGTGAGCGTCAAAGAAGTCGTCCTGCCGTTCGACCGCCTCGAAGGCAGCGACCCACGTCTCGGCCCCGAGATGAAATCGACGGGTGAAGTGATGGGCTCTGCGCGCTCGTTTGCCAAAGCCTACGAGAAGGCACAGGCCGCCGCCGGGTTGGAGCTTCCTGAAAGCGGCACCATCGTGGTTGACCTCGACGTGGACGGTTTCGGGGCGTTCTACGACGTTGTCGAGTTCGATGACGTGCCCGCGGCGATTCGCAACGGCGACGTTGACCTCATCGTCTCCCGCGACGTGAAGGCGCTCCAGATGGCCGTCGAGGAGGACATCCCGTACTTCTCGACCGCAGAGAGCGCGAACGCCGCGCTCGAAGCCCTCGCCGCCCGCGACGAGCCACTCGACGTCGAAACGGTCGAGAAGCGGCCAAAGCAGGTGCGCAACTGGGGCGAACCTCAGTAG
- a CDS encoding DUF5815 family protein — MSEPRVPGSRDASLTLPCGESVDVRRFDMGMREFRCECGEVHAIVMDVHPLGRFVPEFLETILLETIDTASGADFGTLHMLGIVKEEFPQKVVSKDVSNDGQLGCSMLWVSDFDDRRLHEIVVELIIELMEHAVSHADDDAAMSEFEEQMLSFDVAAFVEEYRSQRDFHSASDQPV; from the coding sequence ATGTCAGAACCGCGCGTGCCCGGAAGCCGGGACGCCAGTCTCACGCTCCCCTGTGGTGAGTCCGTCGATGTCCGCAGATTCGACATGGGGATGCGCGAGTTTCGCTGTGAGTGTGGCGAGGTTCACGCAATCGTGATGGACGTCCACCCGCTTGGGCGGTTCGTCCCCGAGTTCCTCGAAACCATCCTCTTAGAAACCATCGACACCGCCTCCGGGGCCGATTTCGGAACCCTCCACATGCTGGGCATCGTCAAAGAAGAGTTCCCGCAGAAAGTCGTGAGCAAGGACGTCTCGAACGACGGACAGTTGGGCTGTTCGATGCTCTGGGTGAGCGACTTCGACGACCGCCGACTCCACGAAATCGTTGTTGAACTGATTATCGAACTCATGGAACACGCCGTGAGCCACGCAGATGACGACGCTGCGATGAGCGAGTTCGAAGAGCAGATGCTGTCGTTCGACGTGGCGGCGTTCGTAGAGGAGTATCGCAGCCAGCGGGATTTCCACTCGGCGTCTGACCAGCCGGTCTGA
- a CDS encoding FAD-dependent oxidoreductase: protein MTEAYVIIGDGIAGSSAAETIRQEQPDAEVIVVTDEGEALYNRILTKEFAKGKLPEAPISIHDGSWYDERDITLKLNTLVTSIDREAKEIVTHEGETIEYGKLLLATGGTPTQLPVENSDAEGIHHFWTFQDARNIRDHAEQAETGAVIGAGLLGIDLAAICAAQGVEANYLMRGNAWWRYALSEQGADIIHQALDERGVTPVFQSGVDHFETDENGKVVATVDPNGERYESDFVGIAIGLDFNTELLVETGLELDDGIVVDQYMRTNDPDVYAAGDITRFYDVILEEYAQNGAWGSAKQQGMVAGKNMVKEANGEPAEDDLEEFRWVSSYSITHFDFPFLSFGHPTIGDDEAEMKYSDTEWRRLAFKDGKIVGGVLIGDLSPQGKYKKLIREQTVVADQKDILLEKMFEPEKLATPTEQ from the coding sequence ATGACCGAGGCGTACGTCATCATCGGCGACGGAATTGCGGGTAGTTCCGCAGCCGAAACAATCCGGCAGGAGCAACCGGATGCGGAAGTCATCGTCGTCACTGATGAGGGTGAGGCGCTGTATAACCGCATTCTGACAAAAGAATTTGCCAAAGGAAAACTCCCTGAGGCGCCGATCTCTATTCACGACGGGAGCTGGTACGACGAGCGAGATATTACGCTCAAACTCAATACGCTCGTCACCAGCATCGACCGCGAGGCAAAAGAGATCGTAACCCACGAAGGCGAGACCATCGAGTACGGCAAACTCCTCCTCGCGACGGGCGGCACGCCGACCCAACTGCCCGTTGAGAACTCCGATGCTGAGGGCATCCACCACTTCTGGACCTTCCAAGATGCCCGCAACATCCGCGACCACGCAGAGCAGGCCGAAACGGGCGCCGTCATCGGTGCAGGGCTGCTCGGCATCGACCTCGCGGCCATCTGCGCCGCACAGGGTGTCGAGGCGAACTACCTCATGCGCGGCAACGCATGGTGGCGCTACGCGCTCTCAGAGCAAGGTGCAGACATCATCCACCAAGCGCTCGACGAACGCGGCGTGACCCCTGTCTTCCAGTCCGGTGTTGACCACTTCGAAACCGACGAGAACGGGAAGGTCGTCGCCACCGTTGACCCGAACGGCGAGCGCTACGAGAGCGACTTCGTGGGCATCGCCATCGGCCTCGACTTCAACACCGAACTGCTCGTCGAAACCGGCCTCGAACTAGACGACGGCATCGTCGTCGACCAGTACATGCGCACCAACGACCCGGACGTGTACGCCGCCGGTGACATCACCCGCTTCTACGACGTCATCCTAGAGGAGTACGCCCAGAACGGCGCGTGGGGCAGCGCAAAACAGCAGGGCATGGTCGCGGGCAAGAACATGGTCAAAGAGGCAAACGGCGAGCCAGCAGAAGACGACTTAGAAGAGTTCCGCTGGGTCTCCTCGTACTCGATTACGCACTTTGACTTCCCGTTCCTCTCCTTTGGCCACCCGACGATTGGCGACGACGAAGCCGAGATGAAGTACTCTGACACCGAGTGGCGGCGCCTTGCGTTCAAAGACGGTAAAATCGTCGGTGGCGTCCTGATTGGCGACCTCTCGCCACAGGGCAAGTACAAGAAACTCATCCGCGAGCAGACGGTCGTCGCAGACCAGAAGGACATCCTCTTAGAGAAGATGTTCGAGCCAGAAAAGCTCGCGACGCCGACCGAACAGTAA
- a CDS encoding prenyltransferase, with the protein MDRAPSTTAWALLVMSRPVHLLIVALVYVLGVGIALAHGAFFDRLSLVAGFAALVPVTASIHYANEYADHETDALTTRTRFSGGSGALPETELSPTVALYAASVSLAVGAVVAGYGSYRGWLSVHAVAILALGALLGWSYSLPPLALAWRGLGELEHALLGGVLLPQYGVAVASGTYSRAAALATAPLCLLVFVNLLALMWPDREADAEVGKRTLATRLSATWLRRLYLSAVLATFVSLAALTGSVLPRPVALASYAIVPLLAWGASTYTKTESPLPTVLALTVLAVAQSAAWFHVAGFYLIY; encoded by the coding sequence ATGGACCGCGCTCCGTCCACGACCGCGTGGGCTCTCCTCGTGATGAGCCGTCCCGTCCACCTGCTGATCGTGGCGCTGGTGTACGTCCTCGGCGTCGGGATTGCGCTCGCACACGGTGCATTCTTCGACCGGCTCTCGCTCGTTGCTGGCTTCGCTGCGCTCGTACCTGTCACTGCGAGTATCCACTACGCGAACGAGTACGCAGACCACGAGACGGACGCGCTGACGACGCGCACGCGCTTTTCTGGAGGGAGTGGCGCACTCCCTGAGACGGAGCTCTCACCGACCGTCGCACTCTACGCCGCCAGTGTCTCGCTGGCCGTCGGCGCGGTCGTGGCTGGCTACGGCTCCTACCGTGGCTGGCTCTCGGTTCACGCCGTCGCCATTCTCGCGCTCGGCGCGCTGCTCGGCTGGTCGTACTCGCTCCCGCCGCTCGCGCTCGCGTGGCGCGGCCTCGGTGAACTCGAACACGCACTGCTCGGCGGCGTGCTCTTACCTCAATACGGCGTCGCCGTGGCGTCGGGGACGTACAGCCGCGCGGCCGCCCTCGCCACCGCGCCACTCTGTCTGCTCGTGTTCGTCAACCTGCTCGCGCTGATGTGGCCAGACCGCGAGGCGGACGCCGAGGTCGGGAAACGGACCCTCGCCACGCGGCTCTCTGCGACGTGGCTGCGTCGGCTCTACCTGAGTGCCGTCCTCGCCACGTTCGTCTCGCTCGCGGCGCTCACCGGGTCTGTGCTCCCGCGCCCAGTTGCGCTTGCGAGTTACGCCATCGTGCCGCTGCTCGCGTGGGGTGCGAGTACGTACACAAAAACAGAAAGCCCGTTACCGACCGTGTTGGCTCTGACCGTCCTCGCGGTTGCCCAGAGCGCCGCGTGGTTCCACGTCGCTGGCTTCTACCTCATCTACTGA